The Chitinophaga sp. H8 genome contains a region encoding:
- a CDS encoding sensor histidine kinase: MENFRLYIFAAAMAQHYVRKILSTISDYWNRIINIGVYPGMPFIEARRTKVLNLMSLPGVPFTAYFLVLNICQGRFLLSLINLMTMCGSLAVFYFNKKRYYLSARVWLIVYNLVLYTVSALYFHNGVEFFLLTVLILIFLIYDNKWLLTGGAIVLVACFMYAHFFPVNWGPAVPVPASRIAVNVIIAILFIIIALTYFKKVHEDYQEQTEIQRKALDAMNRDKEKLFSIIAHDIRSPLATLEVLLEMFRKGEYGEAEMKIAAASLNEKVKQVGGSLDNLLHWSATQMKGIATKPVIFSLSPLVLEVLQLFESNILEKKLTVNMDLPENLQLYADKDQVVVIIRNLLGNAIKFSHGGGMIQMKGSDQGEDIVFSIADNGVGIAADKIASLFNFKGAPAYGTAGERGAGLGLLLCHEFALQNSGRIIIESEVSKGSIFTLTLPAGKGQEAEDVF; this comes from the coding sequence TTGGAAAATTTCAGATTATATATCTTTGCCGCTGCTATGGCCCAACATTATGTTCGTAAGATCCTGAGTACCATTTCCGACTATTGGAACCGTATTATTAATATAGGGGTATACCCCGGGATGCCATTTATAGAGGCACGACGTACCAAGGTATTAAACCTGATGTCATTGCCAGGTGTACCTTTCACTGCGTATTTTTTAGTATTGAATATTTGCCAGGGAAGATTCCTGTTGTCGCTGATTAATTTAATGACGATGTGCGGGAGCCTGGCGGTATTTTATTTTAACAAGAAGCGGTATTACCTGAGCGCCAGGGTGTGGCTGATTGTTTATAATCTTGTCCTGTATACAGTATCCGCCCTGTACTTTCATAATGGGGTAGAATTTTTTCTGCTGACGGTTCTTATCCTGATCTTTTTAATCTATGACAATAAGTGGTTATTGACAGGAGGTGCGATAGTACTGGTAGCCTGTTTTATGTATGCACACTTTTTTCCTGTCAACTGGGGGCCGGCAGTACCAGTGCCGGCATCGAGAATTGCCGTGAATGTTATTATCGCCATATTGTTTATTATTATCGCCCTGACTTATTTTAAGAAGGTACATGAGGATTACCAGGAGCAGACAGAAATACAGCGGAAGGCTTTGGATGCGATGAACCGGGATAAGGAAAAGCTGTTTTCCATCATTGCCCATGATATCCGCAGCCCTTTGGCTACGCTGGAGGTATTGCTGGAAATGTTCCGGAAAGGGGAGTATGGAGAGGCTGAAATGAAAATTGCAGCTGCCTCATTAAATGAAAAAGTAAAGCAGGTGGGAGGCTCGCTGGATAACCTGCTGCATTGGAGTGCTACGCAGATGAAGGGCATTGCCACCAAGCCCGTCATTTTTTCTTTGTCCCCGCTTGTTTTAGAAGTACTGCAATTATTTGAATCGAATATCCTGGAAAAAAAACTGACAGTGAATATGGATCTTCCGGAAAACCTGCAGCTATATGCTGATAAAGATCAGGTGGTGGTGATTATCCGTAATCTGCTGGGCAATGCTATCAAATTTAGCCACGGCGGAGGAATGATACAGATGAAAGGTAGTGATCAGGGAGAGGATATTGTATTCAGTATAGCGGATAATGGGGTGGGGATCGCTGCAGATAAAATAGCTTCCCTGTTTAATTTTAAAGGAGCACCGGCATATGGAACTGCAGGAGAGCGGGGGGCAGGATTAGGGCTGTTACTCTGTCATGAATTTGCCTTGCAAAACAGTGGGAGAATAATAATAGAAAGTGAGGTGTCGAAGGGCAGCATTTTTACCCTGACATTACCCGCTGGTAAAGGGCAGGAGGCAGAGGATGTTTTTTAA
- a CDS encoding cation diffusion facilitator family transporter, with the protein MATSNKSIYTALTANLLIAVIKFISGITTSSSAMISEGVHSLVDTANQLLLLLGIRLSKKSPDARRPFGYGKELYFWSFIVSILIFGIGGSISIYQGIIHLRNPPPLEDPTWNYIVLVCSLFFEGTSLYVAAREFNKVRGDQSWWGAIRLSKDPPSFLVLFEDSAAVLGLIIVGTLIYLGHHFNNPYLDGIASLLVGILLTIVSILLARESRSLLMGEGIDPATHKKIAQLVGKDPAVKKVINLFSTYQSPEEVMLLIVVAFNELDTDEINEAISRIRASIQEVYPLVHYIIIQPAPA; encoded by the coding sequence TTGGCTACTTCCAACAAATCGATTTATACTGCGCTGACCGCTAATTTGTTAATAGCAGTCATTAAATTCATTTCGGGAATAACTACCAGCAGCTCCGCTATGATCTCTGAAGGAGTACACTCCCTGGTTGATACTGCCAATCAGTTACTGCTACTGCTGGGTATCCGGCTAAGTAAAAAATCACCTGATGCCAGACGCCCTTTTGGTTATGGCAAAGAACTCTACTTCTGGTCCTTTATTGTTTCCATACTTATCTTCGGAATAGGAGGCAGTATTTCTATTTACCAGGGGATCATTCATTTAAGGAACCCACCGCCATTAGAAGATCCTACCTGGAATTACATTGTATTGGTTTGCTCCCTGTTTTTTGAAGGCACTTCTTTATATGTTGCTGCCAGGGAGTTTAATAAAGTTCGTGGAGATCAGTCATGGTGGGGCGCTATTAGGTTAAGCAAAGATCCTCCTAGCTTCCTGGTGCTTTTTGAAGACAGCGCAGCAGTACTGGGACTGATCATAGTAGGTACCCTGATCTACCTCGGGCATCACTTCAATAATCCTTATCTTGATGGGATAGCCTCCTTGCTGGTAGGTATCTTGCTGACCATCGTTTCCATACTCCTGGCCCGCGAAAGCAGAAGTTTACTAATGGGAGAAGGTATTGACCCTGCTACTCACAAAAAAATCGCTCAACTGGTTGGAAAAGATCCGGCTGTAAAAAAGGTAATCAATCTATTTTCTACCTATCAATCCCCGGAAGAGGTGATGCTGCTTATTGTAGTCGCTTTTAATGAACTGGATACTGATGAAATAAATGAGGCTATCAGCCGGATACGTGCTTCGATACAGGAAGTATATCCCCTGGTACATTATATTATTATTCAGCCGGCTCCGGCTTAA
- a CDS encoding helix-turn-helix domain-containing protein has translation MNKNVLTNVPVIRPIKNGHLLYEHLGIFTADWHEHTQGQLIYAENGLLHLYVADYRLLIPARYCAWVPAHTRHKLISYSADLLINTIFLEVAQEDHPFYKQTGIYQVHPLLDEQLRYAKHRQYHTPDEQTESCFYHQLKKLLPILCTEKLLLALPAPQSIQLSKIITYLSENILLRHSTSEVARQFGISERTLSRLFQKEMGMSMCFFLKTFKVMKALELLDAGKDNICQVSYKLGYDSVADCCNFFQEILGYSPQIHLQKKLPVLQ, from the coding sequence ATGAATAAAAATGTGTTAACAAATGTTCCGGTTATCAGGCCAATCAAGAATGGGCATTTGCTGTATGAGCATCTTGGCATATTTACAGCAGACTGGCATGAACATACCCAGGGGCAATTAATTTATGCCGAAAATGGCCTGCTCCACTTGTATGTAGCGGATTATCGTTTATTAATCCCAGCCCGGTATTGTGCATGGGTACCAGCACATACCAGGCATAAATTAATATCTTATTCGGCCGACCTCCTGATCAATACTATCTTTCTGGAAGTGGCGCAGGAAGATCATCCTTTTTATAAACAAACCGGTATATACCAGGTCCACCCATTACTGGATGAACAACTCCGCTATGCCAAACACCGGCAATACCATACACCGGATGAACAAACAGAAAGTTGTTTTTATCATCAGCTTAAAAAGCTGCTACCCATCCTGTGTACGGAAAAGTTATTGTTGGCATTACCTGCTCCCCAATCTATCCAACTATCCAAAATAATAACTTACCTGTCTGAAAACATTTTGCTCAGGCATTCCACATCAGAGGTGGCCCGGCAATTTGGCATTTCAGAGCGTACCCTCTCCCGCTTATTTCAAAAAGAAATGGGGATGTCTATGTGCTTTTTTTTAAAGACCTTCAAAGTGATGAAAGCACTGGAATTGCTGGATGCCGGAAAAGACAATATATGCCAGGTAAGTTATAAACTGGGATATGATAGTGTTGCTGATTGCTGTAATTTTTTCCAGGAAATACTAGGGTATTCTCCACAAATTCACCTGCAAAAGAAATTACCGGTATTACAATAA
- a CDS encoding GMC family oxidoreductase: MTANTFSINGAGTKDNTFDVIVIGSGISGGWAAKELCDHGLKTLVLERGRHVEHVKDYPTATKAPWEFKHRGQMTREFLQENPLISKAAGFGEDTAHFFIKDKDHPYIQEKPFDWIRGYQVGGKSLTWGRACQRWSPYEFTAPTRYGYGIGWPIDYNTVAPWYTHVEKFIGVCGTRDGIEAMPDGDFLPPFEFNCAETHIQEKIRAHYKDRHMVHARWAHLTVPKDIHIQQGRVKCQARNLCMRGCPFGGYFSSVSSTLPWAMKTGHLTVRPFSVVHSIIYDEQKEKAVGVRVIDANTKQITDFFARVIFVNASALNSNLILLNSTSSRFPQGLGNDNGLLGKYVAFHNYRASVSADLDGMEDKYYYGRNPTEPIIANYRNLRQQDTDYVGGFTTFMGAHRYRTNETALTDESIGAAYKTAITEPGGWQTYMYMQGETIPKESNHVRLSTDKKDQWGIPLLIMSVDYDDNDEKMIRDFLTQSAEMLDKAGCRNIQQHDNKQAPGLDIHEMGGCRMGSDPKQSLLNEWNQLHHCKNVFVTDGACMASTGNQSPSILYMALTARAANYTVSEMKKGNL, from the coding sequence ATGACAGCCAACACATTCTCTATAAATGGCGCAGGTACAAAAGACAACACATTTGATGTTATTGTTATTGGTTCTGGCATCAGTGGCGGATGGGCTGCCAAAGAACTCTGTGACCATGGCCTGAAAACATTGGTATTGGAAAGAGGCCGGCACGTAGAGCATGTCAAGGATTATCCGACTGCCACTAAAGCGCCCTGGGAATTCAAGCACCGGGGCCAGATGACCAGGGAATTCCTGCAGGAAAATCCATTGATCAGTAAAGCGGCTGGCTTTGGAGAAGATACTGCCCATTTTTTCATTAAAGACAAGGATCATCCTTATATACAGGAAAAACCCTTTGACTGGATACGAGGCTATCAGGTAGGTGGCAAATCACTTACCTGGGGACGTGCCTGCCAACGATGGAGCCCATATGAATTTACCGCTCCCACCCGCTATGGCTACGGAATAGGATGGCCCATCGACTATAATACGGTAGCTCCCTGGTATACACACGTGGAAAAGTTTATTGGTGTATGCGGTACCCGCGATGGTATTGAAGCCATGCCGGATGGAGATTTTTTACCTCCATTTGAGTTTAACTGCGCGGAAACACATATCCAGGAAAAGATCCGGGCACATTATAAAGACCGGCACATGGTACACGCAAGATGGGCGCATCTGACTGTTCCCAAAGACATCCATATACAGCAAGGCCGGGTGAAATGCCAGGCTAGGAACCTTTGTATGCGTGGCTGCCCTTTCGGTGGTTATTTCAGCTCCGTTTCCTCCACCCTGCCTTGGGCGATGAAAACCGGACATCTCACCGTACGCCCTTTTTCTGTGGTACATTCTATCATCTATGACGAGCAAAAAGAAAAAGCAGTGGGTGTAAGAGTGATTGATGCCAATACCAAACAAATCACTGACTTTTTTGCCAGGGTCATTTTCGTAAACGCTTCTGCCCTGAACAGCAACCTGATATTACTGAATTCCACTTCTTCCCGCTTTCCTCAGGGACTTGGTAATGACAATGGCTTGCTGGGAAAATATGTTGCCTTCCACAATTACCGGGCTTCCGTAAGTGCAGACCTGGATGGAATGGAAGATAAATACTATTATGGACGTAACCCTACAGAACCGATTATTGCCAATTACAGAAATCTGCGGCAGCAAGACACTGACTACGTAGGTGGTTTTACTACCTTCATGGGAGCACACCGCTACCGTACAAACGAAACTGCACTTACAGATGAATCCATAGGCGCTGCATATAAAACGGCAATTACAGAACCCGGCGGCTGGCAAACATATATGTACATGCAGGGGGAAACCATCCCTAAAGAAAGTAACCATGTAAGGTTAAGCACGGATAAAAAAGACCAATGGGGTATCCCGCTATTAATCATGTCTGTGGATTATGACGACAATGATGAAAAAATGATCCGGGATTTCCTCACACAAAGTGCTGAAATGCTAGATAAAGCAGGATGCAGAAATATACAGCAGCATGATAACAAACAGGCGCCGGGACTGGATATTCATGAAATGGGGGGATGCAGGATGGGATCTGATCCTAAACAATCTTTACTAAATGAATGGAACCAGCTGCATCATTGTAAAAATGTATTTGTAACTGATGGCGCCTGCATGGCCAGCACCGGTAATCAAAGCCCCTCCATCCTTTACATGGCCCTGACTGCCAGGGCTGCTAACTATACTGTCAGTGAAATGAAAAAAGGTAACCTGTAA
- a CDS encoding sensor histidine kinase, with protein MRRTFYFLIGNPEQFTLEHRVFNAICVILLVVLGYNVPFNYLVGLKETSLIFMVFLTVFGMMYYWSRFKHKLTLAISIAAISASLLFAINYFFSSGIRGASLLSFTLTFFLIMVASPVRYYVWWLILNLVIVIGIIVAEYYNADLVVTMYGSRQELFVDMTSTYLINVAVIFIGTLYIKRAYNTEKKTVQEKTAALEKMNAEKSKLFSIISHDLRSPLHSIQGYLELMREAALDQEDKDRIELELLSMVNGTQEMLYNMLSWSKNQMDGVKVNIVPTNVARVIQPVVEVKKMLMLKKTIELEDDIDPSISVNADINMLQLIVRNIIGNAIKFTPSGGNIYIKAMRSENDCLIVVRDNGNGIEETNKPDIFSLKMQSTFGTNNEKGVGLGLFLCKEYTEAQGGKIWFESNKGIGSTFYISLPLAN; from the coding sequence ATGAGAAGGACCTTTTATTTTCTTATTGGAAACCCGGAGCAGTTTACATTGGAACATCGTGTTTTTAATGCGATATGTGTAATTCTGTTGGTAGTATTAGGCTATAATGTTCCTTTCAATTATCTGGTAGGGCTTAAAGAAACCTCCCTGATATTCATGGTGTTTCTGACAGTGTTTGGCATGATGTATTATTGGTCGCGCTTTAAACATAAACTAACACTTGCCATCAGCATTGCCGCGATATCAGCCAGCCTGCTTTTTGCCATCAATTATTTCTTCAGTTCAGGAATCAGGGGAGCCTCCCTGCTTTCCTTCACACTTACCTTTTTTCTGATCATGGTAGCATCTCCGGTACGTTATTACGTCTGGTGGCTTATTTTGAACCTGGTGATCGTTATCGGAATTATTGTTGCCGAATATTATAATGCAGATTTGGTGGTGACGATGTATGGCTCCAGGCAGGAGCTTTTTGTGGACATGACTTCTACCTACCTGATCAACGTTGCCGTTATTTTTATCGGTACCTTGTATATCAAAAGAGCGTATAATACAGAAAAGAAAACAGTACAGGAAAAAACAGCGGCACTTGAAAAAATGAATGCCGAAAAAAGCAAGCTCTTTTCTATTATCTCCCATGACTTACGAAGCCCGCTGCATTCCATCCAGGGGTATCTGGAACTGATGAGAGAGGCCGCACTGGATCAGGAAGATAAAGACCGGATAGAGCTGGAGTTGCTGAGTATGGTAAATGGTACACAGGAGATGTTGTACAATATGTTATCCTGGTCAAAAAATCAGATGGATGGAGTGAAAGTGAATATTGTGCCCACCAATGTTGCCAGAGTCATTCAACCTGTAGTAGAAGTTAAAAAAATGCTGATGCTGAAAAAGACTATTGAACTGGAAGATGACATTGATCCTTCCATATCAGTGAATGCAGATATAAATATGCTCCAGCTTATTGTCAGGAATATCATTGGGAACGCTATCAAATTTACCCCATCGGGAGGAAACATTTATATTAAGGCGATGCGTTCAGAAAACGATTGTCTGATAGTAGTTAGAGATAATGGAAATGGTATTGAGGAAACTAATAAACCAGATATCTTTTCATTAAAAATGCAGTCAACTTTCGGCACCAATAATGAAAAGGGGGTAGGACTGGGACTGTTCCTCTGTAAGGAATATACAGAAGCACAGGGTGGTAAAATATGGTTTGAAAGCAACAAGGGGATCGGCAGTACTTTCTATATATCACTCCCGCTCGCGAATTAA
- a CDS encoding MbnP family protein translates to MKQFLLLSTTIILLMASCKKDDTTPSENTGVKATLSIQFDNIMGGKNLQLNTGSYVNASGEQFSVDLLKYYISNIKLTSVAGKEYVVPQDSSYFLISEADGASQFVKVKVPEGEYASISFVLGVDSLRSTMDIRDRKGVLDPSTELGTGMYWVWNSGYIFFKMEGIAAVAPKDPSGQHKFRYHIGGFGGYNAPTINNIKTIKIDLKAGGMPRVRQGREANIHLMVDILKMMNGTTNLSIAKNPTVMFGELSTILANNYANMFSHDHTEN, encoded by the coding sequence ATGAAACAGTTTCTTCTCTTATCTACCACAATCATATTGTTGATGGCATCGTGTAAAAAGGATGATACAACACCTTCTGAAAATACAGGCGTTAAAGCTACTTTATCCATCCAGTTTGATAATATCATGGGAGGGAAAAATCTTCAGCTGAATACCGGTAGTTATGTGAATGCCAGCGGAGAACAGTTTAGCGTTGATTTATTAAAATATTATATCAGTAATATTAAGCTGACCTCTGTGGCAGGAAAAGAATATGTAGTACCCCAGGATAGCAGTTATTTCCTGATATCAGAAGCGGATGGTGCTTCCCAGTTTGTGAAAGTAAAAGTACCTGAAGGGGAATATGCTTCCATCAGTTTTGTATTAGGCGTAGACAGTTTACGCAGTACGATGGATATCCGTGATCGTAAGGGGGTATTGGACCCTTCTACTGAATTGGGCACGGGTATGTATTGGGTTTGGAACAGTGGATATATTTTCTTTAAAATGGAAGGTATTGCAGCGGTGGCACCTAAAGATCCGAGTGGCCAGCATAAATTCCGGTATCACATCGGTGGATTTGGTGGATATAATGCCCCTACTATCAATAATATCAAAACTATTAAGATAGATCTGAAGGCAGGAGGAATGCCAAGAGTGAGACAGGGTAGGGAAGCAAACATACATCTGATGGTAGATATTTTAAAAATGATGAACGGAACCACCAATCTCAGCATTGCCAAAAACCCTACCGTGATGTTCGGTGAACTTAGTACTATTCTGGCTAACAACTATGCCAATATGTTTTCACATGACCATACAGAAAATTAA
- a CDS encoding cytochrome-c peroxidase: MTKKYRIILLLLAAGLYACSKSEVVAAFIGFKQPSNFPAPAYNLAGNQITQAGFELGRKLFYEPRLSRNNTISCGDCHIQTAAFTHHGHDVSHGIDDRLGSRNAPPMMNLAWHSTFMLDGGVFDLDLQPIAPITNEVEMDETLDNVLKKLREHPQYPALFKKAFGSEEISTARMMKALSQFMVMLVSDHAKYDKVMRKEGETFTAAEQAGYKLFQEKCNACHKEPLFSDYSFRNNGIGAGPNNDEGRYAITLNAGDKYKFKVPSLRNLAYTAPYMHDGRFYTLDGVLEHYTAEVQDMPTLDPLLKQNGKLGISLTAEEKKQLLAFLNTLNDKEFITDRRFSEQAQ; encoded by the coding sequence ATGACTAAAAAATACCGGATCATATTACTGCTGCTGGCCGCGGGATTATATGCTTGCAGTAAAAGTGAGGTGGTGGCTGCTTTTATAGGATTTAAGCAGCCATCCAACTTCCCGGCGCCAGCATATAATCTTGCAGGGAACCAGATTACGCAGGCGGGATTTGAGCTAGGCCGGAAATTATTTTACGAACCGCGCCTGTCCCGCAACAATACTATTTCCTGCGGTGATTGCCACATACAAACAGCTGCTTTTACGCATCACGGACATGACGTGAGCCACGGTATTGATGACAGGTTGGGTAGCAGAAATGCACCTCCTATGATGAATCTGGCATGGCACTCTACCTTTATGCTGGATGGAGGTGTATTTGACCTGGACCTTCAGCCCATAGCTCCTATTACAAATGAGGTGGAAATGGATGAAACATTGGATAATGTACTGAAGAAGCTCAGGGAACATCCACAGTACCCTGCACTTTTTAAAAAAGCCTTTGGATCAGAAGAAATCTCTACCGCCCGGATGATGAAAGCCTTATCGCAATTTATGGTGATGCTGGTAAGCGACCATGCTAAATATGATAAGGTGATGCGTAAGGAAGGAGAAACTTTCACAGCAGCAGAACAGGCAGGGTATAAATTGTTTCAGGAGAAATGCAATGCTTGTCATAAAGAACCATTATTCAGTGATTATTCCTTCAGGAATAATGGGATTGGTGCTGGTCCTAATAACGACGAAGGACGATATGCTATTACCTTAAATGCGGGAGATAAGTATAAGTTTAAAGTGCCCAGCTTGCGCAACCTGGCTTATACTGCGCCCTATATGCATGATGGGCGATTTTATACCCTGGATGGCGTACTAGAACATTATACTGCAGAAGTACAGGATATGCCCACGCTGGACCCGTTGTTAAAACAAAATGGAAAATTGGGTATCAGTTTAACTGCGGAGGAAAAGAAACAGCTGCTTGCTTTTCTGAATACATTGAATGACAAGGAATTTATTACTGACCGCAGATTTTCAGAACAGGCGCAGTAA
- a CDS encoding transporter, whose amino-acid sequence MKKALVLIIFLAIGIYESRACDICGCGVGSYYIGILPDFKKRFVGLRYQYKTLRTHLGPGGTTSYLTTDETYQTAELWGGWNIGKRFRVLGFVPVNFNERSNQGIRNSKQGIGDIAVVGYYQLLDKQQTILNSKLLVQSLWIGGGIKLPSGKYEQEERKENEETPNSFQLGTASTDFTLNAMYDIRLMDFGVNANVSYKLNTANKYDYRYGNKFTANVLAYYKIRIAEKVTVAPNAGVLYETAAKDQEDKKFPVDVSGGYSLLATTGVEITWNSFSIGGNFQPPVSQKMADMRVKAGNRGMVHLTYLF is encoded by the coding sequence ATGAAAAAAGCACTTGTGTTAATCATTTTTTTGGCGATAGGAATCTATGAATCCCGGGCATGTGATATTTGTGGTTGTGGCGTTGGGAGTTATTATATCGGGATTCTGCCGGATTTCAAAAAACGGTTCGTAGGTTTGCGTTACCAGTATAAAACACTGCGTACGCATTTAGGACCGGGAGGAACGACGTCTTATCTGACTACAGATGAAACTTATCAGACTGCAGAGCTCTGGGGTGGTTGGAACATTGGCAAACGCTTTCGCGTATTGGGCTTTGTGCCGGTGAATTTTAATGAACGGAGCAACCAGGGAATCCGTAACAGCAAACAGGGAATTGGCGATATTGCAGTGGTAGGATATTATCAGCTATTGGATAAACAACAGACTATCCTGAATAGTAAACTATTGGTACAGTCATTGTGGATAGGAGGAGGGATAAAACTACCCTCCGGTAAGTATGAGCAGGAAGAAAGAAAAGAAAACGAAGAAACGCCGAATAGCTTTCAATTGGGTACAGCCAGTACTGATTTTACCCTGAATGCGATGTATGATATCCGGTTGATGGATTTTGGTGTGAATGCCAATGTGAGCTATAAGCTGAATACGGCTAATAAATACGATTACCGTTATGGGAATAAGTTTACAGCCAATGTGCTGGCATACTACAAAATCAGGATAGCAGAGAAAGTAACGGTAGCGCCAAATGCAGGGGTATTGTATGAAACTGCGGCGAAGGATCAGGAAGACAAAAAATTCCCGGTGGATGTTTCGGGTGGCTATTCCCTCTTAGCTACTACAGGAGTAGAGATTACCTGGAACAGTTTTTCTATTGGTGGTAATTTTCAGCCTCCTGTATCACAAAAAATGGCGGATATGCGTGTTAAAGCAGGGAACAGGGGCATGGTACATCTGACTTATTTATTCTAA
- a CDS encoding YceI family protein: MQRLATLAFFGATFVLMSFSAPVLKKDKHEPTTLSPTRATTFVVDNQQSKLTWTAKKVTGEHSGTINVAEGTIHVENKAIKGGNFSLDTRSIAVTDIKDPGMNGRLVGHLKSDDFFSVEKFPAANFIISSVTSKSSGEYEVTGKLTIKGITNPITFPATVAIDGNKLTAKAAIKIDRTKYDIKFRSKSFFENLGDKTIYDDFDLNVLLIANAK; encoded by the coding sequence ATGCAACGTTTAGCAACTTTAGCTTTCTTTGGAGCAACATTTGTGCTGATGTCATTTAGCGCTCCAGTGCTTAAGAAAGATAAACATGAACCAACCACCTTATCCCCCACCCGTGCTACTACTTTTGTTGTAGACAATCAGCAAAGCAAACTTACCTGGACCGCCAAAAAAGTAACAGGCGAACATAGTGGTACCATCAATGTTGCAGAAGGTACTATTCACGTCGAAAATAAAGCAATAAAAGGTGGTAATTTTTCGTTGGATACCCGTAGTATTGCTGTAACGGATATTAAAGACCCGGGAATGAATGGCAGACTGGTAGGACACCTGAAAAGTGATGACTTCTTTTCTGTTGAAAAGTTTCCGGCGGCCAACTTTATTATTTCCAGTGTTACCTCAAAAAGTAGCGGCGAATATGAAGTAACCGGCAAACTGACCATCAAAGGCATTACCAATCCCATCACTTTTCCGGCTACCGTTGCTATAGATGGAAATAAACTGACTGCAAAAGCAGCTATCAAAATAGATCGCACCAAATATGATATCAAATTCCGCTCAAAAAGCTTTTTTGAAAATCTGGGCGATAAAACCATCTATGACGATTTTGACCTGAACGTATTACTGATAGCAAATGCCAAATAA
- a CDS encoding DNA-3-methyladenine glycosylase I codes for MTRKAATATISRCHWCGTDPLYIKYHDEEWGQEVHDDRILFEFLLLESAQAGLSWITILRKRANYKKAFAGFDPAKVARFTEKDVARLMQDEGIIRNRLKILAAISNAQHFLEVQKEFGSFDTYLYSFMPAGKPIRNAPKTPKEIPASSGISDAISKDMKKRGFKFFGTTICYAHMQATGMINDHLTTCHRH; via the coding sequence ATGACACGCAAAGCAGCTACAGCCACAATCAGCAGGTGCCACTGGTGTGGCACAGACCCACTATATATAAAATATCATGACGAAGAATGGGGACAGGAAGTACATGATGACCGTATCCTGTTTGAATTCCTGTTACTGGAATCTGCACAGGCCGGGTTAAGCTGGATTACCATATTACGCAAGAGAGCCAACTATAAAAAAGCCTTCGCCGGATTTGACCCCGCGAAAGTGGCCCGATTTACCGAGAAAGATGTAGCCCGCCTGATGCAAGATGAAGGGATTATACGGAACCGGTTAAAAATCCTGGCTGCTATCAGCAATGCCCAACATTTCCTCGAAGTGCAAAAGGAATTCGGCTCTTTTGACACATACCTCTATTCCTTTATGCCAGCAGGTAAACCGATAAGGAACGCTCCCAAAACACCTAAAGAGATACCTGCATCCTCCGGTATCTCGGACGCTATCTCCAAAGACATGAAAAAGCGTGGTTTCAAATTTTTTGGCACCACGATATGTTATGCTCACATGCAGGCTACCGGCATGATTAATGATCATCTCACCACCTGTCACCGGCATTAA